Proteins from a genomic interval of Trifolium pratense cultivar HEN17-A07 linkage group LG6, ARS_RC_1.1, whole genome shotgun sequence:
- the LOC123890436 gene encoding uncharacterized protein LOC123890436, with translation MDAKKKSNSYGKNKLSDSDDDDSKNLEEPELDLSLEKLNLGPKKKLLIFNLNGFLLHRVHVRDKNAIPKSRTRDYKYRNFLLFKRPFSEEFMKFCLERFEVGLWSSAMEHNIDGALASAMGESKNKLLFIWDQDKCRDSGFKSLENNKKPLFFKELKKVWDTVKKGGPYSASNTLLIDDKPYKSFLNLPNTSIFTKSYDPEDKEDKELDPNGELCKYLKGLAEAEDVQSYVKENAFGVPAITEDDPDWGFYSRVRSRLRNIE, from the exons ATGGATGCAAAGAAGAAGAGCAACAGTTATGGAAAGAACAAGTTGAGTGactctgatgatgatgatagcaAAAACTTGGAAGAACCAGAATTGGATCTTTCTCTTGAGAAATTGAACCTTGGACCTAAGAAAAAGTTGCTTATTTTCAACCTAAATGGATTTCTTCTCCACAGAGTTCATGTTCGTGATAAGAATGCAATTCCCAAATCTCGAACCCGTGATTACAAATATCGAAACTTTCTCC TTTTTAAGAGGCCATTTAGTGAAGAATTTATGAAATTCTGCCTTGAAAGATTTGAAGTTGGACTCTGGTCTTCTGCAATGGA GCATAATATTGATGGTGCTTTAGCCTCTGCTATGGGAGAATCAAAGAACAAGCTGCTATTTATTTGG GATCAAGATAAATGTAGAGATTCTGGTTTTAAATCATTGGAGAACAATAAGAAGCCTCTTTTTTTCAAAGAACTGAAAAAAGTGTGGGATACTGTCAAGAAAGGAGGCCCGTATTCTGCTTCAAATACTTTGCTGATTGATGATAAACCATACAAGTCCTTTCTTAATCTT CCCAATACATCAATTTTTACTAAGTCATATGATCCTGAAGATAAGGAGGACAAAGAACTAG ATCCAAATGGTGAACTGTGTAAGTACTTGAAAGGACTAGCTGAAGCTGAAGATGTTCAGTCATATGTGAAGGAAAATGCTTTTGGTGTACCAGCAATTACAGAAGATGATCCTGATTGGGGTTTTTACTCACGAGTTCGTTCACGTCTTCGCAATATTGAATGA